GATTGACATCAACTTGGGGCGCAGACGCCTGACTGGGAACCGCCGTCAGCAGCATTGCTGCTACAACAGAGGCTGTCGCGGCAAACCGCTTAACAACACTTCCTACTGCCATTGTTTTCATCCTGATTCTCCTTGAAGTTTCATCGACTTTAATCTCAAACCAGCTGCAATGTTCAGCGGTTTGCCTCGATATCGATCGAGGTTTAAAACTTCGCTAAAGGTGACGCCATAGTGTTAGGATAAGGTTAGGGCTATGTAAGAAGGGCGCTAAGTTCTGTTGAGCGTGCCGTTAGAAAGCGGCGTTTTTTAAGGGAGTTCTACAGCCTAACGGAAAAGACGGATGTGACGTCTACTCTTTGAAGTCAGCGGGAAAGCAGTCCTGATTCTGAGGAAGAAAGTTCTGCCCCCATTGGTACATCTGATCCAGAATCGGCACCACACTGTGGCCAAGGTCGGTCAGAGAATATTCAACCCGAGGGGGCACTTCAGGATAGACCTGTCGATAGACCAAACCATCCTGCTCAAGATCACGAAGCTGCTGGGTGAGCATTTTCTGAGTGATCCGCGGTAACCGACGCTGCAATTGACTGAAGCGGAGGACCTTATGTTTAAGATGCCAGAGGATAAGACTCTTCCACTTGCCGCCGATGACATCCAAGGTGATCTCGACCGGACAGCGATAATTTTTTTCTTCTACAGTTATTTCATTCTTAACCATCTGAAATCTCACAATAGTATCTTTTAGGTGACTACCAAACTTACGAGTAGGTACTTGCCGATATGATCTTTCCTTTCTACACTTCTTGCAACAAAAAAGAATTTTCTCTACAAACAGTCAAAGGAGCACACGATGTCTACACCCTTTCGCGCTTTTCTGGTGACCAGCCCCG
This is a stretch of genomic DNA from uncultured Desulfuromonas sp.. It encodes these proteins:
- a CDS encoding helix-turn-helix domain-containing protein, translating into MVKNEITVEEKNYRCPVEITLDVIGGKWKSLILWHLKHKVLRFSQLQRRLPRITQKMLTQQLRDLEQDGLVYRQVYPEVPPRVEYSLTDLGHSVVPILDQMYQWGQNFLPQNQDCFPADFKE